Part of the Paenibacillus sp. FSL R7-0273 genome is shown below.
CGTAGGCTTTGCTTACGTTCTCCAGTACAATGCTGCTCATGGTTTCCTCCTTTGGCGGGTTTAGTAACATTTGGGCTTCGCCGTGACTCCAGAGAATGTTTGGACTTCCGGCCGCTGTTGTCTGCAGATTTCTTGATTTATACCGTTCTTAACGGTGGAAATCCGCAGACTGCTTATGCTTCCGGAGCTAGTTTTTCTTCGAAAAGCTTTTAGGCGGTCGCTAACGCTCCTCCAGTTCCAAAATTCTCCTCCGCCACATCCCCTTATTGTTAAATTCAGTCCAAATTATACCGTCACCTTGCTCAGCGCCGCCACGCCGACATCCGGCCGGTTGGTCATAATCCTTGTCACTCCGAGCTGCTGCAGCCGCAGGATTTCCGCTTCATCATCCACAGTCCATGGATTCACCTCATACCCGTTGCTCTTGGCTATTTCCATGAACGCTGCGTCCACGCCAAGGTAATACGGATGCAGCACATCTGCCCGGCAGCCGGCCGCATATTCATCCAGCCGGTAGTAGCTTTCCATGAAAGCAATCGCTGTCCGCAGGTCCGGATATTCGCGCTTTAACCGGGCCATCGCGTTATGGTTAATGGAAGAGATTAGCGTCTGCTCCTGATAGCCGCTGGCTTTTACCAGCTCTGCTGTGCGGACGTTCACCTCACCGTAAGGATTGGCATAATCCTTAGTCTCAATGTTGATGTACAGCTGATGCTCCTTGGCGAACTGCATGACTTCCTTAAGCTCGGGAATCCGGCTGCCTTCGGTGCTGTACTCACCGCGGAAGGTGTAAGAGAAGTCATATTCCCGCAGCTCCGCCAGCGTCAGTTCGCTGACCCGGCCTGTGCCGTCCGAGGTACGGTCGATCGTATGATCATGAATAACGGCCAGCTTGCCGTCCCTGGTCAGCTGCACATCCAGCTCAATTCCTTGTGCCCCCATACGGCGGGCCAGCTCAAAGGAAGCGATCGTGTTCTCCGGCGCATAGGCGCTTGCCCCTCTGTGGGCCAGAATCGTGGTCTTGTTCATTGCGCTACCCTCTCAGCCCGATGCAGACATCCGGCCGGTCCGTAATAATCGCATCCACTCCGGCCGCCAGCATCCAGCCGATATGCTCAGGCTCATTCACCGTCCAGGCGTTGACCTGCACTCCGGCAGCGCGAGCTTCGTCCACAGCCTCACGGTTCACTCCAAAGAACACCGGATGCAGCGCATCAGCCTTGGTCAGCCGGGCGTATTCAGCCCCCTGGTACAGTCCGGCAATGTACAGCAGCCCTGTTTTCATCTCAGGATACTCATTCTTCAGCCTCACCATCGAGTAATGATTGAAGGAGGAGAAAATCACCTGCTCCGTCAGCCCGTATTCCCGCACCAGCTCAGCTGCTGCGCCGGGAAGTCCGGCGTACAGCTCCATTTTGGACAGGATATCCTTGACCTCAATGTTCAGATACAGCCCGTGCTCCTTCACCAGCTCCAGCACCTCGCGGAGCGTAGGGATGCGTGCAGTTGTATATTTTTCTGCAAAACCCTTATTGAAATTAAAGGCTTTCAGCTCCTCCAAGGTGTAAGAGGTAATATCTCCCTGTCCGTCCGAGGTCCGGTCGATGCTGTCATCATGAATGACGACAATTTCCCCGTCCTTGCTGAGATTAATATCGATTTCAAAACCGTCCGCCCCCTGCTCAACCGCCAGCCGGAAGGCTTCCATCGTATTCTCAGGGGCATAAGCGCTTGCTCCGCGGTGGGCCAAAACCTTGCAGTTGTTCATAATCTGTTCAACCTCCTCATAATGGGTTTAGCTTGTTCTTTCATGTATGATCCCCGGCAAAACAATATCGGCCAGCGTGTCCAGCACATAATGCGGCTCAATCTGCATCCGCTCAATGTCCGAGCGGGAGCTCACTCCCGTTAGCACCAATGCGGTGTGCATCCCGCTGCTATGGCCCATCAGAATATCCGTCTCCAGCCGGTCGCCGACCATCAGGCATTGCTCCGGGGCAAGCCCCAGCTTGTGCAGTGCTTCCCGGGCGTAGTACAATGACGGCTTGCCCATCACCAGCTCGGACGGCTTCCCCGCTGCGATCTCCAGCGCCTTGACGATGGCCCAGGTATCCGGGATATATCCGCCCGGCACCGGGCAGACCGGATCGGGATTCACAGCGACCAGCTTTGCCCCCGATCTTGCCGCGGTCATTCCGAGCCGCAGCTTCTCGTAAGTGAAGCTCCGGTCCATGCCGATCAGCACATGCGTTGCCGCTGCCGGTTCATCCGTAACAGCCACGCCGCACTGCTCCATCTGCCTGTGCATCACCTCTTCGCCGACCAGGTACAGCCTCGCCTCCGGCTCCTGCCTGGCAAAATACATCCCGCTGACATAAAGCGCGGTCAAGATTTCCTCTTCCCGGCAGCTCAGGCCCATTGCGGCCAGCCGGTTCAGACAATCCAGCGGGGTGTGCACCGCGCTGTTGGTGAGGAAAAGAATTTTTTTGCCGCGCCTGCGCAGCTCTGTTACTGCCTGCTCCACTCCCGGAAGCAGCTGGTCGCCAATGAACACAGTTCCATCCAGGTCAAAGCAATATGCCTCATACGAAGCGATGTCCATCTGCGGCCACCTCATTTCTCTCATATTGCCGGTACAACCGGAATTTTGCGCACAAAAAAACCAGCTTCAGAAAGGAAGCCCTCCTCTACGCATATAGGCATACGTTAGATCGGAACACCAATTTCTGACCGCTGGGTTTTCTCATCGTCTCCACCCCGGGGTGCTGTATGTAGTTTCAGTTCTTTCCATAATGACGCGTCGCCGATGGATACATAGTCTGCGCCGCTTTCCAGTGCACTGCTGATTTCTGCCTCGTGCCGGATCAACCCGCCGACAATTAAAGGCTGCTTGATTCGCTGCTTCATCTCTCTGATAATCCTCGGCATTAGACCGGGCATCAGCTCGACTTCATCCGGATTGCTCGACTTAATCATACGCAGCGCGGTTTCTATTGCCGCCGAATCGATTGCGAATACCCGCTGGATACTGGCTAGCCCATGCTGTCTGGCTGTGGTGATGGCATTGCTTTTGGTAGTAATAATTCCGTCTACCTTAAAAGCCTCCGCCAGATACTGGATCGCCGCCGCATCCCGCCCGATTCCGCCGACCATCTCGACGTGTACAAAAACCTGCTTGCCCGCTTCCTGCAATGGCCGTACAAGCTGTCCCAGATTGTTAATGTTGCCGGTCATCAGGTTTACCCTTTTAACCGTGCAGCTTATAGCCTGCCTGATCTGCGATTCTTCTGTAATGGAAGCAATGATGGGGTTATGCTTCATCGCGAGGCACACTCCCTTTCGCTTATCGCCTGGTCACCGGCTTGTATGGCTTCCGGCCCTGAAACCAATGTTACAGCTCTTTTGTTGGCCCCGTATTCGGGCTATGTAAAAGTTAGTGTTAACGGGGACGCAGATATTTTGCTTTCTTTTAACCAAATGATTGAGAACCTGCCTGCATTGCCGCACACAAAAAGGACACCACCGGAGTGATGCCTCTCTGCACATTCTATATAGTTACAGATAGTTAGAGCTCCAGACTTCCGCCGTATTCAAGCGCAGTACCGGGAATTCCTTCCTTAGCCAAAGCATCCACAAAGCTTGCCACATCCTGACGGATCGGCGGGAAGGTGTTGTAATGCACCGGCAGCACATGCTTGGCGTTCAGCCATTTGGCAGCAATCAGCGCATGCTCCGGCCCCATCGTGAAATGTCCGCCCATCGGGAGAATCGCCAGGTCGATGTTATACAGCTCGCCGAACATTTTCATATCGCTGAACAGCCCGGTGTCGCCGGCATGCAGTACGGTTTTACCTTCCGCTTCAATAATGAAGCCCGCAGGCATCCCGCCGTAAATAATCTGCTGCTCATCGTCCAGTGTAATGCCGCTGGTATGGAAAGCGTGAATCATTGTTGCTTTGGCAAATCCGAGGTCCACCGTTCCCCCGATGTTCATTCCAATGGTCTGCTCTACACCCTTCCACCCGATATACGTAGCCAGTTCCACAGTTGCCACTACCGGCGCGTTATTCGCAATCGCAATCGGCGCAGCATCCAGAATATGATCCGCATGCGCATGGGTCAGCAGCACCGCATCAGTCTTAATATCCTCAGGCTTCGTCACCGCAGCCGGGTTACCGCTAATAAAAGGATCGATAATCAGCGACTTATCGCCTACCTCAAGCTGTACACAGGAATGGCCGTGAAAAATAATCTTCATCTCTTATCTCTCCTCTTCTACTATCAAAGTGATGGACTTACCGTGCAAAAGCATATCGTTTACGTTACAATGACAAATGAGCATGGACAGGCGCTGCAACAGTTGCGGTTTCCCCTGCTTCCACCACTCAATATATCTATTTTTATAACGAACGTCTATATTTATAATATATTCGTAATCACTACCTGTCAAGAGAGGCGTGAGAACGTGCTGTCTGTCGAAAAAACCATGCTTTTCCTGCTGTCCCGCGTGGACCGGATGAGCGCCCAGCAATTTGTCGAAATCTATGAACTGAGAGGCTACACCTCTACCTATATCCGCAACAGCCTGTCCCGCCTGAAAAAAGAGGGCTACATCGCTTCACCGGTCCGTTCCCTGTATTGCATCACTTCTACCGGACGCGCCTACATCAAATCCATTAACAGCAAACCGGCCCGTTATGAGCAGCAGTGGGATCATACCTGGGATGTGGTCATGCTCGAGGTGCCGGAGCAGGAGCGCAAGAAACGGGATGCTTTTCGTACGGCCATTCTGCAGCTTGGCTATGGGCTTCTATATAACAGTGTCTACATCTCCCCCTGGAATTACCGCCAGGAAGTGACGGAGTATGTGGAGAGCCTGCAGCTCACCGGCAATGTCTCCATTCTGCGCGGGGAGTTTGCGGAAGGAGCCATTACCCCGGCCAAGGCCTGGCACATCTGGCAGCTGGATAAGCTCGAAGCCCTTTACTTAGACAAAAGCGCCTGGATCTCCCGGGAGTTTATCCCGCTTGCAGATGACGCCATCCGCAGCGGTGAGGCACTGCCGCTGTTCCTGCTGTTCCTGCAGATCGGCGAGGAGATGAGCGGCCTGATTATGGCCGACCCTTCCCTGCCGGATGAGCTGCTGCCTGAAGGCTGGCCCGGCAAAGCCGTTATCGCCGAACTACAGGCCCAGTGGCACAGGGTGGCTGCAGCGATACCGCGTGATTCTTTTTACGCTCAGTTTACCTGAGATAGCAGGCTGGGCCGGAAACCAAGGGAAAAAGGGGCAGCCCGATTGCGGGCTGTCCCTTTAGTGTTTCAATTATACCTGCCGGCCGGTAGCCAGCAGCTCTTTGACTGCATCTAGGCTGGTAAGCGGGGCCCGGCAGGCAAAATTACGGCATTCGTAGGCCGTAGCCTGCCCGTCCACCGCCGGCTTATCCTGTAGATGAGGCAGGAGCTTGTGAAGGTCTTCGCCGTCACTGCCAGCATAGTTAACAATCATAGAGGCATCCGGCAGGTAAGTCTGCTGGACCTGAGCCAGCATGCTATGCAGCACCGGGTCCTCCAGCTTGCCGGACAGCACCCATTCGCGTCCGCCGGACAGCAGCGCCAGATGCGCCTGCAGGTACATTGAATAGCCCGGCGGATATTCTCCCGCCGCAGAAGCCAGTACCGCAGCCGTCCGCTCAGCTATCGCCTTCAGCTCCACATCCTGCGTAATCACCGACAGCTTGTACAGTTGCTTGGCTGCAACCGAGTTGCCGGACGGCAGGGCGCCATCATATAGCTCCTTCGA
Proteins encoded:
- a CDS encoding glycerophosphodiester phosphodiesterase, coding for MNKTTILAHRGASAYAPENTIASFELARRMGAQGIELDVQLTRDGKLAVIHDHTIDRTSDGTGRVSELTLAELREYDFSYTFRGEYSTEGSRIPELKEVMQFAKEHQLYINIETKDYANPYGEVNVRTAELVKASGYQEQTLISSINHNAMARLKREYPDLRTAIAFMESYYRLDEYAAGCRADVLHPYYLGVDAAFMEIAKSNGYEVNPWTVDDEAEILRLQQLGVTRIMTNRPDVGVAALSKVTV
- a CDS encoding glycerophosphodiester phosphodiesterase; translated protein: MNNCKVLAHRGASAYAPENTMEAFRLAVEQGADGFEIDINLSKDGEIVVIHDDSIDRTSDGQGDITSYTLEELKAFNFNKGFAEKYTTARIPTLREVLELVKEHGLYLNIEVKDILSKMELYAGLPGAAAELVREYGLTEQVIFSSFNHYSMVRLKNEYPEMKTGLLYIAGLYQGAEYARLTKADALHPVFFGVNREAVDEARAAGVQVNAWTVNEPEHIGWMLAAGVDAIITDRPDVCIGLRG
- a CDS encoding HAD-IIA family hydrolase, with the translated sequence MDIASYEAYCFDLDGTVFIGDQLLPGVEQAVTELRRRGKKILFLTNSAVHTPLDCLNRLAAMGLSCREEEILTALYVSGMYFARQEPEARLYLVGEEVMHRQMEQCGVAVTDEPAAATHVLIGMDRSFTYEKLRLGMTAARSGAKLVAVNPDPVCPVPGGYIPDTWAIVKALEIAAGKPSELVMGKPSLYYAREALHKLGLAPEQCLMVGDRLETDILMGHSSGMHTALVLTGVSSRSDIERMQIEPHYVLDTLADIVLPGIIHERTS
- a CDS encoding glycerol-3-phosphate responsive antiterminator; this encodes MKHNPIIASITEESQIRQAISCTVKRVNLMTGNINNLGQLVRPLQEAGKQVFVHVEMVGGIGRDAAAIQYLAEAFKVDGIITTKSNAITTARQHGLASIQRVFAIDSAAIETALRMIKSSNPDEVELMPGLMPRIIREMKQRIKQPLIVGGLIRHEAEISSALESGADYVSIGDASLWKELKLHTAPRGGDDEKTQRSEIGVPI
- a CDS encoding metal-dependent hydrolase gives rise to the protein MKIIFHGHSCVQLEVGDKSLIIDPFISGNPAAVTKPEDIKTDAVLLTHAHADHILDAAPIAIANNAPVVATVELATYIGWKGVEQTIGMNIGGTVDLGFAKATMIHAFHTSGITLDDEQQIIYGGMPAGFIIEAEGKTVLHAGDTGLFSDMKMFGELYNIDLAILPMGGHFTMGPEHALIAAKWLNAKHVLPVHYNTFPPIRQDVASFVDALAKEGIPGTALEYGGSLEL
- a CDS encoding PaaX family transcriptional regulator C-terminal domain-containing protein; the encoded protein is MLSVEKTMLFLLSRVDRMSAQQFVEIYELRGYTSTYIRNSLSRLKKEGYIASPVRSLYCITSTGRAYIKSINSKPARYEQQWDHTWDVVMLEVPEQERKKRDAFRTAILQLGYGLLYNSVYISPWNYRQEVTEYVESLQLTGNVSILRGEFAEGAITPAKAWHIWQLDKLEALYLDKSAWISREFIPLADDAIRSGEALPLFLLFLQIGEEMSGLIMADPSLPDELLPEGWPGKAVIAELQAQWHRVAAAIPRDSFYAQFT